DNA sequence from the Deinococcus multiflagellatus genome:
GCCAGCGCCGAGAGCACCCCCAGCAGCAGCAGGTTGCCCCGGCCACGCGGCGGGGTCTGCCCGTACAGGGCGCGGGGCGGGTTCAGGTGCCCCAGGTACGCCGCCAGCGCCGCCAGGACCGTGACCTCCGGGCGGCCCAGGCTGGAGGCCATCAGCACCGCCACGAAGCCCTTGGCGGCGTCCAGCAGCGCGCTCAGCAGCGCCAGCCGGGGGCCCACAAGGTGCAGAACATTCTCGACCCCCAGGTTATGGGCATTGGTCATGCGGACATTGACGCCCGCGCGGGACAGCAGCGTCTGCCCGGCAGGCAACGTGCCCACCAGAAACGCCACGAGCAGCAGCAGGGCCGAAAGAAACACCATTTCGCCATTGTAGGGGAGGGGGAAGTGGGTGGTGGGGCGTGGTCAGTGGTGGGTAAGCCGGGCAGGCCCCTGCCCACGCCGCCGGGGCCAGCAGATGCTGCGGGGTGCACCGTTCCCCCAGAACCGGCACTCAGGCGGGGCCGGAAAGGCCCACCGGCACGCTGGACTTCACGCGGCAGGGAGAAGGAACCGTCCTCCTGCTCAGCGCAGGCTCTCTCTCCACTCCCTACTTCCCACTGACCCCTTACCCCCCACCGCCCTTCAGATGCTGCGTTTCCCACACCAGATCGCGCAGCACCCAGCCGCTGCCGGAAAAGCGCAGGCCCAGGCGCAGTTCGCCCAGCAGGTAGTCGCGCACGTCGGCCAGGGGGGTGCCCTGCTCCACCGCGTCGGCCAGGGTGCGCTCGCCGTCGAGCATGCGCGCCACCGGGTGCAGGGCGGCGCGCTGCTTTGTGGGCTGCAGCTTCAGGCGCTGCCACTCGAAGCGGCCCCGGGGCTCCAGCACGCCCTCACGCACATTCTGGGCCACCGTCTGGGCCACCTGAAACAGCGGCATCTCGGCGCTGATGGCCGCCGAGCGCACCGAGCGCCCGCCCGGAATGTCAAACAGCGGCACGCGGCCCTCAAAGACCTGACTGGGGCTGCCGATCACCTGACACACCTGTATCCACTCGTCGCTCAGGCGGGCCCAGTCGGTGGAAAAGTGGCCGTAGGGCCCCAGCGGCGCGCCCGTGACGGCGCGGGGCGAGAACATGAACATGCCGGCGTCCACCAGTAGGGGGCAGGCCTGAATGGCCTCGGTGCCCAGCCAGTCCAGAATGCCCCCCGACACGATCTCGCCGCCCACAAAAGCCACGGTGAACGGCACGTCCGCCTGAACCTCCAGCACCCCGGTCTGACGGGTCGTGTGAATGAGCTCAAGTACACCCAGAAGCGGAACGTCGCTCAGAAGCCCTTGCATGGATGAGCGCACGGTACCATCTTTCGGTCAGCCCCGCGCCTCTGCACCTGAAGGGTGGGTCAGCTGCCCTGCATGGCCCCCTGCAGGTCCGCCCAGGCGCCGCCCAGTTCATGGGCCACGTCCGTGGCGCCCAGCCCATAGCCAAAGGTCTGCGCGGCGCGCTCCCCAGCACGGGCATGCAGGCGCACGCCCACCCGGGCGGCCTCGGCGGGGCCCAGCCCCTGGGCCAGCAGCGCGGCCAGCAGCCCCGAGAGGGTGTCGCCCATGCCGCCGCTGGCCATCCCCGGATGCCCCCCGCGCGAGACATTGAGGCCGTCTTCACCAGCCACCACGCTGGGGCCGCCTTTGAGCACCACCACGCCGCCCAGCCGGGTCTGCAGGGCGCGGGCCGCCGCCAGCGGATCGCGGGTAATGTCCGGGGTGCCCACGCCCAGCAGCCGCGCGGCCTCGCCGGGGTGGGGGGTCCACACGCAGCGGGCGTGGCCCTGCCCGGCCAGTTCGGGTTGCAGGGCGTCGGCGTCCAGAACGGTGGGCAGCCCCCAGGCGAGCACCTGCCGGGCGTGGTCGGCCGCCCCAGGCCCCAGGCCCATCCCCAGCGCCACGGCGTCAGGCCGTTCGGGCGGCCCGGCGCCCTCCAGAAAGGCGCCCAGGTCCGGGTGGCGGCGGATCATCAGTTCGGGGAAGAGCAGCGGGAGCTCCGCCGCCGAGTGCACCGTCACCAGCCCGGCCCCGGCGCGCAGGGCGCCCAGGCCCGCCAGCAGCGGCGCGCCGGCGGTGCCCGGGTGCCCGCCTACGATCCACACGCGTCCGGCCGTGCCCTTGTGGGCGTCGGCGGTGCGCACCGGCAGGTGGGCAGCCAAGTCGGCGTCGCCCGGGCGCGTCGCCACCGCCTCGGCCAGGGCCCAGCCGGGCGGCAGCCGCAGCGGGGCCACGGCCACCCGTCCGGCGCTCGCAGCGGCGGGGCCAAACAGCAGCGCGGGCTTGGGGCCACTGAAGGTCACCGTTACGTCGGCCTGCACGCTCTGGTCGGCCCCGGCCAGCTCGGCCTGCAGGCCACTGGGGAGGTCCAGGCTCAGCACAGCGGCGCCCCGTGCCCGCGCGGCGTTCACGGCCTGAATAATCGTCGCCAGCGCCGGGCGCAGCGGGGGCTGAAAGCCGGTGCCCAGCAGGCCGTCCACCACCACCGTGCCCGCGCCTGCCCGCCGGCCCAGGGCGGCTGGGGTGAGGGCCGCCGTCTGGCCGCCCACCGCCCGCCAGCGCCGCCGGTTGACCCGGGTTAGCGGGTGGCGGGCCGGCAGGGCCAGCACGGTGGCTGGCACCCCCAGCGCCAGCAGGTGCCGCGCGGCCACAAAGGCGTCGCCGCCGTTGGCGCCCCCGCCCGCCAGCAGCAGGACCACCCGGCCGGGAAAGGCGCGCGCCAGTTCATCGGCCGCCGCGCGCCCGGCCTCTTCCATGGCGAGGTCCAGCAGGCCGGCCGCCGCCAGGCGCGCGTCCAGGCGCCGCACGCCGTCCGGGGTCAGCACGGCCTCGCCGCCGGTCGCCAGGGTTCCGGTCATCTCAGCCGCCACGCAGGGCGAGGTACACGATCAGGCCCAGGCCCGCCAGGAGCCCCCAGCGGAGGTTGCGCAGCGCCGGGCTGGCGGCGAAGCGCTCTTTCATCTCGGCGTCGGTGTCGTCCTTGGAGCGTTTCATGGCGAGGCGCTGGCCCCGGCGAATGCTGCGCACGCCCTCGGCCACCTTGCCCTGGCGGCGCAGGGCCACGCCCAGGTTGTGGTGCCCGCCGTCGTAGTCGGGGTTGAGGCGCAGCACCTCGCGGTAGACAGCTTCGGCCTGGGCAAAGCGCCCGGCTTCCATGTCCAGGTTGCCCAGGTTGGTCAGGGCGCGGTAGTGGCCGGGGTCGGCCACTCGGGCCTCGTCCAGCACGCGCCGGGCGTCGTCGGCCTCGCCGCGTACCGCGTACAGCACGCCCTGCATGTTCAGGGCCTCGGCCCGGGTGAGCGGCAGGGTCAGCGCCCCCAGGAGCCGCTCTTTCAGCGCCGCCGGCTCCGTTTCCTTCTGGCTGCCCTCCAGCGCATTCAGCGCCGCCAGCACCTCGTCAGGCGGCACCTGCGCGCGCAGCCCGGCCAGCAGCGGCTCGCCCTCAGCGTCGTCCAGGGCCCGCCGGTATTCGCCCAGGGCCCGCCGGGCCGAGGGGTAGCGCCGGGCGCGCACGGCGTCCTGCACCCCGTCCAGCGCGCCCAGGGCCTCCTGCACGGCCGCCGTCTCGCCCGCCAGCCGCGCCGTGATGGCCGCGCGGCGCCAGTCGCCTGCCGCCACCAGGTCCCGGACTGGGGGCAGCGCCGGGGCGTCTGACGGCCCACTCATGCCGGGCCCCGGGGGCAGCGAACGGGCAACCAGACGACCACGGCTCCTAAGCGACTCACGCGCCGAGTATACTGACGCGTTTCCGGCAGGCCGCTGCACGTCCGTTCCCTGATGGGCGGCGCTGGCGGCCCTCCCGGTCACGCCCCACTGACCCATGTCCCACCCTGACCCCACCCCGCGCGACCCTGCCCTGGCGCCGCTGTATTCCCCGGCGCGCGTGCGCGAATTGCTGACGCGCCACGGCCTGAAGCCCACCAAGAGCCTGGGCCAGAACTTTCTGATTGACGGCAACATCCTGCGCGCCATTGCCGAGGCGGGCGGCGCCGAAAGCGGCGTGCCCGTGCTGGAAATTGGCCCCGGCCTGGGCGTGCTGACCCAGGAAATCGCCCGCCGGGGCGCCCAGGTCACCACCCTGGAAAAGGACGAGCGCCTGCGCCCGGTCCTGAGTGAGACCCTGGACGGGCTGGACGTGCAGATTATCTGGGGCGACGCCCTGGACTTCGATTACGCCTCGCTGCCGGCCGGCACGCGCGTGATCGCCAACCTGCCCTACTACATCACGGGGCTGCTGCTGTCGCGCTTTATGCGCTCACCCGGCATCGTGAGCGCCACGGTGCTGGTGCAAAAGGAAGTGGCGCAGCGCCTCGCGGCCAAGCCCGGCAGCGACAACTACGGCTTCCTGAGCGCCATCGCCTCGCTGTACGGCACCGTGCGCCATGTGCGCGACGTGCCCAAGGGCGCCTTTTTTCCCGCGCCGGACGTGACCAGCAGCGTGGTGCGGCTGGACTTTGACCGCACCCGCCCGGCCCCCCAGCCCGAGTTCCTGCACTTTGTGGAAACCGCGCTGCACCACCGCCGCAAGACCCTGCGCAACAACCTGCGCCTGGGCGGCTTTGAGGGCGCGGCCATTGACGAGGCCCTGGCATCGGGCGGCCTGCGGGCCGACGTGCGCGCCGAGGACGTGGCCCTGGGTGACCTGCGTGACATGGCCGTCAAACTGGGCGTGGTACGGTAGTTGCACGCGTTTTTACCGCCATGATCGCCCTGTTTGTGCTCACGGAGGGCCCTGTGCGCCCTGGAGGTTTATGAAGTTCTACGTTATCGGCGACGTGACCGTCGACCATCTGTACCACCTGCGCCGCCTGCCCAAGCCGGGCGAGGAAGTCACGCCCACGCAGGCCAGCATGAAGCCCGGCGGTGCGGGCGGCACCATCAGCGTGACCCTGGCCCGGCTGGGCCACACCGTCACCCTGGCCGCCCGCGTGGGCACCGATCCTTTTGCCGAATACGCCCTGAGCCACGTTCGGGGCAGCGGCGTGCTGGAAGGCGCCATTCAGCGCGACCCCGAACGCCTGACCAGCACCATTACCGTGATGCAGACCGCCAGCGGCGAGCGCGCCATGATCAGCCACGGCGCCGCCAACCGCCAGCTGGACCCGGCGGGCCTGAAGGTGGGGGACATTGAAGGCTCGGACGCCCTGATCATCAACGCCTACGCCCTCACCGAGGGGCCGCAGCGCGAGTACACCCTGGCGGCCATCCGTGCCGCCCAGGGCGCCAAGAAACCCGTGCCCGTGTTTATTGACCTGGGCACCGGCGCCGTGAACAAGGTGGGCACCTCGCTGCTGGGCGACGTGATCGCCGCCGACTACCTGATGCTTAACCAGCACGAGTTGCAGGCCCTGACCGGCACCGGCTCAATCAGCGCGGCCCTGGCCCAGCTGGGCGCGGCCGGCGCGCAGCGGGTGGTGGTGAAGGTGGGCAAGATGGGCTCGATCACCTGGACCCCCACCGAAACCGAACTGGTGGACGCCATTCGCCCTGAGGGGCAGGTCGTGGATTCCACGGGGGCCGGCGATACCTTCACGGCCACCTTCGCCCACGCGGTCCTGAACGGGGCCGGCATGTCCGAAGCGGCGCGCGCCGCCAACGCCGCCGGGGCCCTGGCCGCCACCGGCATTGGCGCCCAGGAGCGCCCCATCACCCCCGCCGATCTGGCCGAGGTGCTGCCCGGTGTGGCGGTGCCCGCGCCCGCCCCGGCCCCCAAGGCCACCCGTGGCCGCAAGAGCACGGCCGGGTAAGAGGAGAGAGGGTGGTGTCCGCCTGGCCGGTCTGGCTGGGCGGCGCTTTTTTTGGCTATGGGCTGTGGGCCATGGGCCATGAGGAAAGGCGCATGGGTTCTTGGCCCAGCAGCGGCGTTTTCCGGGAACGGAATGGGTGCCCGCAGCAGCCAGGGGTGCGGGCAGCCTTGGAAGGCGATGGTTGGGCCCGTGGGTGAAACAGGCCGCCGTTGCTGGCCCAGAGCTCATGGCTCATAGCCCAGGGCTCATGGCCCCTCTCCCACAGCCCCCCGCTGTACCCTGCTCCCGTGACCTACAACCCAGACTTCCCCACCGTTCGCCGCCCGGTGTATGCCCGCCGGGGCATGGTCGCCACCTCGCAGCCGCTGGCCGCCCAGGCCGGACTCTGGGCGCTGCAGCAGGGGGGCAACGCGGTGGACGCCGCCATTGCCACCGCCGCCGCCCTCACCGTGGTCGAGCCCACCAGCAACGGAATCGGCGGCGACCTGTTCGCCCTGGTGTGGGCGGGGGGCGAACTGCACGGCCTGAACGCCAGCGGCGCGGCCCCCGCTGCCCTCAGTCTGGACGTGCTGGCAGCGCAGCACGGCGGCCAGATGCCCCGCTTCGGCTGGACCCCGGTCACGGTGCCCGGCGCCGTGCGCGGCTGGGCAGACCTGCACGCCCGCTTTGGCCGCCTGGACTTTGAACTGGTCCTGACCCCCGCCATCCGGTACGCCGAGGAGGGCTATCCGCTTTCCCCTGTTCTGGCCGCCAACTGGGCGCGCGCCGCAGGAATTTACCGCCGCCTGAACCGCCCTGACATGGCCGAGTGGTTTGCCACCTTCCTGCCCGGCGACTTTGCGCCCGCGCCCGGCGCCCTGTGGCGTTCGCCCGGCCACGCGCGGACCCTGCGCGAGATTGCCCGAACGAACGGCGCGGCCTTTTACGAGGGTGACCTGGCCGCGCAGATGGACACCCACGCCCGCGCCGGGGGCGGCTTCCTGACGGGGGCCGACCTTGCCGCGCACCGCAGCGAATGGGTGACGCCCATTCACACCGAGTTTGACGGCCACCGCATTTACGAGATTCCGCCCAACGGCCAGGGCATTGCGGCCCTGATTGCCCTGAATGTGCTCTCGGGCGTGGACCTGCCCGCGCGGCGCGATGATCCCCAGGGGCTGCACCTGCAGATTGAGGCGATGAAGCGCGGCTTTCACGACGCCCACAGCTACGTGGCCGACCCGCGTCAGGTGCCCGTGGACGTGGCGGGGCTGCTGTCCAGCGGCAATGCGCAGGCCCACCGCGCCCACCTGGGGGGGCGCGCCCACGACCCCCAGACCCGCGCGCCCAGCACTGGCGGCACGGTGTACCTCGCGGCGGCCGACGAGGACGGCGGCATGGTCAGCCTGATCCAGAGCAACTACATGGGCTTTGGCAGCGGCGTGGTGGTGCCCGGCACCGGCATCGCCCTGCACAACCGGGGCCACAACTTCCACACCGACCCCACCCACCCCAATGCCCTGGCGCCGGGCAAGCGGCCGTACCACACGATCATCCCGGGCTTTCTGGGCCGCACCGACGGCACCCCGGTGGGCCCCTTTGGCGTGATGGGCGGCTTCATGCAGCCTCAGGGGCACCTGCAGGTGGTGCTGAACACCGTGCGCTACGGCATGAACCCCCAGCAGGCCCTGGACGCCCCGCGCTGGCAGTGGCTGGACGGGCTGCGTGTGGAGGTCGAACCCAGCCTGGGCGAGGGGCTGACCCGCGAGCTGATCGCCCGGGGCCACAGCGTGACCGTGCAGCCCGAGGCCGGTTCGTTCGGCCGGGGCCAGATGATCCGCCGCGACCCCGTGAGCGGCGTGCTGGAAGGCGGCACCGAAACCCGAACCGACGGCCACATCGCGGTGTGGTGAGCGGCGCGGCGAAAGTCGCTTGAGGCATGGACAGGAGACAGGCAGACTGCGGCCATGCGCCGCGCTTTGCTGCTCCTCCCCTTGCTCCTGACCTGGGCCCGTGCGGGCGGAACCGAACCCATTGCACGCGCCGACGTGCTGCGCTGGGTGCCGGGGGTCGTGCGGGCCTCGGTGAGCGCCGTTGACCCGGCGAGGCTGGAATCCTACACCGCCAAACTGCAGGTGAACGTCCGGGGTGCCCCGGTTCAGGTCTACCTCACCACGGGGGCCAACCCGGACGCCGTGGCGCTGGGGGTGGACCGCATCAACACAGTGATGGCCTGGGTGCCGGCTGCTGTTCCCAGCCCGGCCCAGCAGGAGGCGGTGACGCGCGTGGCGCTGACCTACCTGCGGGTCTGTGCTCGCGTGAGCCCGGCGCAGGCGGCCCAGATTCAGGCCCTGGCGCGGCAGGACTGGCAGAAACAAGTGGGCTTTCAGGAGAAGTGGATTGGCCCCTTCAAACTGGGCTGGGCCGACGGCGACGGCCTGAACATTGGTGACAAGGACCGCGCGGGCATGACCGCCGACTGGCCCGCCGCGCAGAGCCGCTGCCTGTTTTCCGTGCCTACAGCGCCCGTGTGGTGAACACCATGACCTCGCTGCCCGCCTCCAGCGGCCCACCCTGAAAGGAGCCCGTGACGCGCGGGCTTTCAAATCCGGCGAAGCGCAGCAGCCACTCCATTTCAAAGCGGGTGTAATACCGCTGCGTGAGGGTGTAGTGGCGGCGCCTCAAGGTGCCGTCGGGCGCGGTGGTGTCCACATGGTACTCGGTGGTGATGTGCTGGCGGGGCCTATCGTGGCGCTGCACCAGAAAGACGTCGGTGCGGCTGCCGTCCGGGGCGTGGAAGGTTTCGCCCTCGTGGCGCACGGTGTTGGGCTTGCCAAAGCGCGGCACATACAGGTCGAACGAGAAGGTGCCGCCTGTGACCAGATGCGCGTGAATGTTCTCCAGGGCCTGCACCTGCTCATTCGGGGTGTACAGGTGCATCAGGGCGTTAAAGGGGGCGATCACCGTGGCAAAGCGGTCCTGCAGCCCAAAGGTGCGCGCGTCCCCCTGCACGTAGCGCACCGCCAGCCCCTCCTGCGCTGCGCGCCCCTGCGCCCGCTCAATCATGCGCGCGCTGGGCTCCAGCCCGGTGATCGCCACCCCCCGCCGCGCCAGAAAGGTGGTCACCCGCCCCGTGCCCGACCCGATCTCCAGCACCGGCCCCGCCGCCTGCTCCGCCACCCGCGCGTAGTAGTGCAGGTCGTCGCGGTACACGTCGTACTGGTGGTCGTACAGGTCGGCAAAGTCGTCGTAGTTCACAGGGAGAAGAGTAAGGGGGTTTGGGGCCATGGGCCATGAGCCATGGGGAAAAAGCAGGGAAGGTGGGCGGGACCGCTCCCTCTTTCATCCCTCCCCGCCCCAGGCTTGTCGGCTCCCCGTCTTGACCTCATGGCCCAAAGCTCATGGCCCATGGCCAAAAAAACACCGCCCCCCCAGTCCCGGGAAGGCGGCAGGAACCCTCTGGCCCCTCAGTTCACCCGCACGCTGTTGGCCAGGGTGCGCACCACGGCCTCGTTTTTCGAGTAGTCCTTGAGGTTGCCGGCAATGGTGACCACCAGCATGCGCCCGCCCGCGCTGGTGACCATCAGCTCGCGGCGCAGTTCGTCGCCCTGGCCCGGGGTGGTGAACACGAACTGGGCCCACGGCGCGCCGCCCACCTGCACCAGATTGGCTTTGAGGGTCTTGATGTTCGGCACCTGGGCGCGGATGACGCCGGGGAACTGCTCGACCAGCTTGGCCACTTCGCTCTGGGCCAGCTTGCTCGTGCGCCACTCAAAGGCCACGCTGACCTTGCGGTCCTCGGTCAGGAACACGGCGTCGGGCCGGCCAGCGGCCGAGGGAAAGGCGGTGCGAATGCCGGCGGCGCTCAGGGTCAGCAGTTTGGCGTTCGGTTCAACCGTCACTGGCACGTTGCCCAGCTTCACGGGCACGGCACTGGCAAAGGTGGCCGCGCTCAGGGCCGCGGTCAGGGGTACAGAAAGGAAGCGCCTCATGTCTGTGCCACCCTACCCGCCGCAAGGTGGCTGCTCATGAACTGGGCATGAGGAATGTGCGACACTTGAAAGTTTCGGGTGAGGGCGCTGGGGCCTGGACGAGGCCAAGACAGCTCTTCTAAACGCTCGTCCTGGCTACAACGCCGCCGCCACAAAGCCGGCTGCCCGCGCCCCAATCATCATGGCTGTGGCGTTCGTATTGGCGTGGATGATCCGGGGCATCACGCTGGCGTCGCCCACCCACAGGCCCTGGGTGCCGCGCACCGCCAGAAGGCGGTCCACCACGGCCCCGTCGCCGTCGCCCAGGGCAGCCGTGCCCACCGGGTGGTACAGCGTGGCGCATTCCTGGGCCACGAAGGCACGCAGCGCCGCTTCACTGCGCACCCCCTCGCCGGGCAGCACCTCGGCGCCGCGCAGGCCGCTGAGGGGCGGGGCCGCCGCAATCGCGCGCGCCTGCCGCACCCCTTCCACCAGACTCTGCCGGTCGCGCTCGTCGGTCAGGTAGGCCGGGTCCAGCACGGGCGGCGCCAGTGGGTCGCGCGAGGCCAGCGTCAGGCGGCCCCGGCTGTGCACATCCACCAGCACCGGCCCCACCGAGAAATGCGCGCCGGGTGCGGTCTGAAACCCGTGGTCGCGGAAGTAGGCGGGCCCAAAATGAAACTGAATGTCCGGGTCCTCGTCGGCGCGCAGCCCCGGGCGGGCGTGGGAAAAGGCGGCGGCCTCGGCCACGTTGCTGCTCAGGGGGCCGCTGCGGTTCCAGGCGTAGCGGGCCAGCGCGGCGGCGGGCGGGCCGCTGTCCAGCGAGGGCACCAGGGACCGGGTGATCACCGGCACCGCGAGGTGGTCCTGCAGTCCCGCCCCCACGCCGTCCAGCGCGACCCTCACCGGAATGTTCAGGCGGCTCAGCTCTGCCCGGGGCCCCACGCCCGAGAGCATCAGCAGTTGCGGGGTCTGCAGGGCCCCGGCGGTCAGCAGCACGCCGCCCGCCGGGGCGTCCAGGGTGCGGCCCTGCCAGCGCAGGCGCACGCCCGCGGCGCGGGTGCCGTTCCACAGCAGTTCCAGCACATGGGCGCCCGTCAGCACCGTCAGGTTGGGGTGGTGCAGCACCGGCTTCAGGAAGGCGCGAAAGGCGCTGTAGCGCTCGCCGCCCCGGTGGTTGCTTTCCAGCAGGCCCGCGCCCGCCAGTTCGCCGCCATTGAAGGTATCGGCCGCCCGCAGGCCCAGCCCCAGCGCCGCCGAGGCCACAAAGGCGTGGCTCAGGGGGTGCGACTGCGTCCGCGCGCCCACCGGCATCGGGCCGCCCTGGCCCCGGGTGGGGGAGGCGGGGCCCCGGTAATCTTCCAGTGCGCGGAAGGTGGGCAGCACCTCGGCCCAGGTCCAGCCCTCGCCCCAGGAGTCAAAGTCGCGCTTTGAGCCGCGAATCCAGATGGTGGCGTTAATGGCGCTGCTGCCGCCCAGCACCTTGCCGCGCGGCCAGTAAAACGCGCGCCCGGCGGCGTGCGGCTGGGGCACGGTGGAAAAATTCCAGTCCACCCGCGTGCGAAAGAGCTTGGAAAAGGCCCCCGGCGCGCGGATCAGGGGGTGGGTGTCGGGCCCGCCCGCTTCCAGCAGCAGCACCCGCAGCCCGGCGTCCAGCAGCGCGCGCGCCGCCACGCACCCGCCGGACCCGGCGCCCACCACCACCACATCTGCCTGCCCCCTGCTGCCTGTTGTCATGTGCGGCGAGTATAGACGGGGGGCGCGCTGCCCGGCCCTGGCCGCTACACTTCCCCGCATGAGCCTGACCCTTCCCACCGGCTTTACGGCCGCCGCCCTGGCCGCCGGAATCAAGCCCAGCGGCAAGACTGACCTGAGCGGCGTGGTCTCCAGCCACGACTGCACCTGGGCCTTTTCGGGCACCCGCTCCACCACCGCCGCCGCCTGCGTGGGCCGCAACCGCGCGCTGTACGCGGCGGGCGGGCCTGTGCGCGCCCTGCTGGTGAATGCGGGCAACGCCAACGCTGCCACGGGCGCGCGGGGCGAGCGCGACAACGCCGACATGGCCGATGCCTTTGGCAGCGTGCTGAACGTGCCCGAACAGGCCGTGCTGACCGCCAGCACCGGCATCATTGGGCACCTGTTGCCCATGGACCGCCTCCTGAGCGGCATTGAGCACCTGTCAGACGACCTGCAACCGGGCGCCGACCTGTTTGCCAACGCCATCATGACCACCGACACGCGCCCCAAGACCGCGCAGGCCACCCTGAGCACGGGCGCGCGCATCGTGGGCACCGCCAAGGGCAGCGGCATGATTCACCCGGACATGGCGACCATGTTCGCCTTTGCCTTTACCGACGCCGCCGTGGAGAGTGGGGCGCTGCGCGCGGCGTTCCCGGCCATTGTGAACCGCACCTTCAACGCGGTCACCGTGGACGGCGACACCAGCACGAACGACATGGCCGCCGTGCTGGCCAACGGGCAGGCGGGCGAGGTGCCCCTGGCCGAATTCCTGGCCGCCCTGGAAGGCGTGATGCGCGACCTTGCCCGGCAGATTGCCGCCGACGGCGAGGGGGCCACCAAACTGCTGACCGTGCAGGTGCAGGGGGCCCGCACCGAGGCCGAGGCCCTGGCCGCCGCGCGCACCTGCTGCGTGTCCCCGCTGCTGAAAAGCGCGGTACACGGCAACGACCCCAACTGGGGCCGCGTGATCATGGCCGTGGGCCGCAGCGGCGCAGCGGTGGACATTGCCCGCCTGAAGGTGGGCGTGCAGGGCCAGCCAGTGTTCGCGGGCCAGCCCCTGGCCTACGACGCGGCGGCGGTGAGTGAGAGCATGAAGGCGAAAGAGGTTGTGTTCACCGTGGACCTGGGTGTGGGCGAGGCCACGGGCGAGGCGTGGGGCTGCGACCTGAGCGCCGAATACGTGAGCATCAACGCCGAATACACCACCTGAGCGCAGGGGAGAGGTGGAGAGCTTGAGACGCGCGTAATCTGGAACCCCGACGCCAGAAAGCCAGGAAAAAGCGTTCGACTTCCGGTGGAGTCAGAGCCTGAAAACGCCTGCCGGGTGGCACAGGAGAAGTGGCTCGGTCAGCTCAGAATCGCTCGAATTCACTCACCTCGTATGCCAGATTTGGCTTGAGGAGGTGACGTGTGACGACGACCCCACTGCGCGCCCGAACGCCCGCCCAGAGCCCGTCCACTGCGGCGGCCAGGCCCGCCAGTCCTGCCCCTGTGTCCCTGGCCAAGCCGCAGAAACCGGCTCAGCAACTCACCAATACCCTGACCACCGCGACCCGGGCCGCCACGGAGCAGACCCGGGTTGCCCTAAAGAAAGTCAGCCGTCCCAATGAGGCCCTTGCCAATGAACTCCTGCATCAGAATTACGCTGTTGCTGTGGCGGGCAGCGCCGCTGTCAAGGCTGGGCAGGTGTTCGGGCCTTCCGGCACCAAACAGATTCAGGCCATCAATCAGGCGTTGGCAACGGCTTTCCTTCAGCCGGCAGGCCGAACAGCCAACATCGAGGACCTCCGCGATCTGGCCCGTTACCGGACGCAACTCCTGGCTGATCTGACCGATGCCGGGTCCAATCCGGCCCGCAGAGCTGAGGTGAAGGCCAAGTTGGCGGCGGCCTATGCGCTGGCCCAAAAGGCGGCCGTCAGTACGGGCCGTGAGAAGGCCGGAGCGCTTTATGCCTTGCCCCAGGCCGTGGTGCCTTACAAAGTGTGGTCTGCCACGTACAACGAAACGGCCCTGAATCTGGCCGTGACGGGTTCGACCCGTCAGGTGAAAACCATTGGTGACACGCTGAGCCATGACATGCTCGGCTCCGGTGTGGGTGAGTTGCCGGCACTGGGCGCCGGTATCGTTGGAGCGGTCCTGGGTATCCGGGCGATGAATCGCGCAGGTGGACCCCGAGCGCAGCCCCAGGGTGGTGCCCAGCCACTGCCCCAGCGAGGCACACCAGCGCGCCCAGCCAGTGAAACGGGAACGCGCAGTGAGTACGAGCAGGCGCAGCAGCAGGCCAGGGCCAGCGCGTACAAATACG
Encoded proteins:
- a CDS encoding gamma-glutamyltransferase family protein, with the protein product MVATSQPLAAQAGLWALQQGGNAVDAAIATAAALTVVEPTSNGIGGDLFALVWAGGELHGLNASGAAPAALSLDVLAAQHGGQMPRFGWTPVTVPGAVRGWADLHARFGRLDFELVLTPAIRYAEEGYPLSPVLAANWARAAGIYRRLNRPDMAEWFATFLPGDFAPAPGALWRSPGHARTLREIARTNGAAFYEGDLAAQMDTHARAGGGFLTGADLAAHRSEWVTPIHTEFDGHRIYEIPPNGQGIAALIALNVLSGVDLPARRDDPQGLHLQIEAMKRGFHDAHSYVADPRQVPVDVAGLLSSGNAQAHRAHLGGRAHDPQTRAPSTGGTVYLAAADEDGGMVSLIQSNYMGFGSGVVVPGTGIALHNRGHNFHTDPTHPNALAPGKRPYHTIIPGFLGRTDGTPVGPFGVMGGFMQPQGHLQVVLNTVRYGMNPQQALDAPRWQWLDGLRVEVEPSLGEGLTRELIARGHSVTVQPEAGSFGRGQMIRRDPVSGVLEGGTETRTDGHIAVW
- a CDS encoding class I SAM-dependent methyltransferase, with product MNYDDFADLYDHQYDVYRDDLHYYARVAEQAAGPVLEIGSGTGRVTTFLARRGVAITGLEPSARMIERAQGRAAQEGLAVRYVQGDARTFGLQDRFATVIAPFNALMHLYTPNEQVQALENIHAHLVTGGTFSFDLYVPRFGKPNTVRHEGETFHAPDGSRTDVFLVQRHDRPRQHITTEYHVDTTAPDGTLRRRHYTLTQRYYTRFEMEWLLRFAGFESPRVTGSFQGGPLEAGSEVMVFTTRAL
- a CDS encoding GMC family oxidoreductase; this encodes MTTGSRGQADVVVVGAGSGGCVAARALLDAGLRVLLLEAGGPDTHPLIRAPGAFSKLFRTRVDWNFSTVPQPHAAGRAFYWPRGKVLGGSSAINATIWIRGSKRDFDSWGEGWTWAEVLPTFRALEDYRGPASPTRGQGGPMPVGARTQSHPLSHAFVASAALGLGLRAADTFNGGELAGAGLLESNHRGGERYSAFRAFLKPVLHHPNLTVLTGAHVLELLWNGTRAAGVRLRWQGRTLDAPAGGVLLTAGALQTPQLLMLSGVGPRAELSRLNIPVRVALDGVGAGLQDHLAVPVITRSLVPSLDSGPPAAALARYAWNRSGPLSSNVAEAAAFSHARPGLRADEDPDIQFHFGPAYFRDHGFQTAPGAHFSVGPVLVDVHSRGRLTLASRDPLAPPVLDPAYLTDERDRQSLVEGVRQARAIAAAPPLSGLRGAEVLPGEGVRSEAALRAFVAQECATLYHPVGTAALGDGDGAVVDRLLAVRGTQGLWVGDASVMPRIIHANTNATAMMIGARAAGFVAAAL
- the argJ gene encoding bifunctional glutamate N-acetyltransferase/amino-acid acetyltransferase ArgJ, with translation MSLTLPTGFTAAALAAGIKPSGKTDLSGVVSSHDCTWAFSGTRSTTAAACVGRNRALYAAGGPVRALLVNAGNANAATGARGERDNADMADAFGSVLNVPEQAVLTASTGIIGHLLPMDRLLSGIEHLSDDLQPGADLFANAIMTTDTRPKTAQATLSTGARIVGTAKGSGMIHPDMATMFAFAFTDAAVESGALRAAFPAIVNRTFNAVTVDGDTSTNDMAAVLANGQAGEVPLAEFLAALEGVMRDLARQIAADGEGATKLLTVQVQGARTEAEALAAARTCCVSPLLKSAVHGNDPNWGRVIMAVGRSGAAVDIARLKVGVQGQPVFAGQPLAYDAAAVSESMKAKEVVFTVDLGVGEATGEAWGCDLSAEYVSINAEYTT